CGAGTTTGGCGAGCAGTTCGGCCGACGAGCGACCAATGCCGCGACTGGAGCCGGTGATGACGGCGACTTTTCCGGTGAGATCGAACGGGGTGTTTTTCATTGTTGGTTTCTCCCTGCTTCCATTCATTCAGTCGTCATCGCCCGGCTCGACCGGGCGATCCAGTATTCCAGAGACGGCTGCGCGAGAGTCGATAGGCCGCGGTGTACTGGATCCCCCGCTTTCGCGGGGGATGACAGTCAGCGGATATCACACCAGCCCACCCGCGTCGGTGACGCGGCGGAGGTGGTAGTCGGTGTCGCCAAAGGTGTTCTCGATCATGGTCAGCCGCTTGAAGTAGTGGCCGATCTTGGCTTCCTGGGTCATGCCGATGCCGCCGTGAAGCTGGATCGACTGCTGGCCGACGAACTTCAAGGACTTGCCGACCTGCACCTTGGCGGCCGCGACCGCGGTCGCGCGTTCCTTGGCGTTGTCGAAATCGGCCGCCATGGTCGCAAACATCGACATGCTGCGGGCCTGTTCGCAGGCGACGAACATGTCGGCGGCGCGGTGCTGCAGGGTCTGGAAGGTGCCGATCGCGACGCCGAACTGTTTTCGCGTCTTGAGGTACTCGACCGTGCTCTTCAGCGATTCGTCCATCGCGCCGACCGCTTCCGCGCACATCGCGGTGCGGGCTTCGTCGACCACGCGCTCGATCAGTTCGAGACCGTTGGCGGGATCGCCGATCGCGGCGTCGGCGCCGACCTCGACACCGGTGAAGGTGATGTCGGCGGCATGCAGGCCGTCCTGGGTCGGATAGCCCTTGCGGGTGACGCCCTTGGCGTTGGCCGGCACGATGAACACGCCGACGCCGGACTTGTCGCGCTTGGCGCCAGCGGTGCGCGCGGTCACGATCAAGGTGTCGGCGTTCTCGCCGTTGAGCACGACGAATTTCTCGCCGTCGATGACCCAGCCGGCGCCCTTCTTCTTGGCCGAGGTCGCGACGTCGAACAGGTCGTAGCGCGAGTTCTTCTCGAGCTGTGCAAAGGCAAAGGTCTTGCTGCCGTCGATGATCCCAGGGATATGCGCGGCCTTCTGCTCGGCCGAACCGCCGTGGCGCAGGAAGCCGCCGCCGATCACCACCGTCGCCAGATAAGGCTCCAGCACCAGCGCCTTGCCGAGCGCTTCCATCACGATCATGGTTTCGACCGCGCCGGCGCCGAAGCCGCCGTCGGCTTCCGCGAACGGAAGTCCGAGCAGGCCCTGCTCAGCGAGCTTGCCCCAGACGGCCTTGCTCCAGCCGCCCTTCTCCTTCTGGTACTTCTTGCGCGCATCGAAATCGTAGGAGTCGTTCAGAAGACCGTCGATGCTTTCCTTGAGAAGGCGCTGCTCCTCGGACAAATCAAAATCCATGTTCTTTACTTTCTCCAGAAACCAATGCGGGCACCCTGTTGCCCCACTTTACATCGTCATCCCCGCAAAAGCGGGGATCCAGTAATCACCGGCGCCTCGTAAGCCACGATCGCCGCAGCGTACTGGGTCCCCCGCCTTCGCGGGGGACGACACCAGTTGTTATTGCGCTCTACCGATCACAACCCCAGCACCGCCTTAGTGATGATGTTGCGCTGGATCTCGTTGGAGCCGCCGTAGATCGAAACCTTGCGGTTGTTGAAATAGCTCGGCGCGATCTGCGCGGTCCAGTCCATGGTCTCGTTGGAGCCGTCGTCGCCATGCTCGTCATAGGGCGCGGCGAACGGGCCGATCACTTCCATCAGAAGTTCGGTGGTGGTCTGCTGGATTTCCGAACCCTTGATCTTCAGCACCGAGGACGCCGGGTTGGGCTTGCCCTTGCCGTGCTTGCCTTCGTCGGCGACGACGCGGAGCTGGGTGAGTTCGAGCGCCTTCAGCTCGATCTCGCAGGCCGCGAGCTTTTCGCGGAAACCCTGGTCTTCCAGCACCGGCTTGCCGTTGGCCTCGACCTTGGAGGCGAGGTCCTTGATGCGGCGCAGTCGCTCCTTGGAAACGCCGACGCGGGCGATGCCGGTACGCTCGTTGCCGAGCAGGAATTTGGCGTAATCCCAGCCCTTGTTCTCCTCGCCGATCAGGTTCTCGACGGGCACCTCGACGTCGTCGAAGAACACTTCGTTGACCTCATGGCCGCCGTCGATGGTCTCGATCGGACGCACGGTGACGCCCTTCGACTTCATGTCGAACACGATGAAGGAGATGCCCATCTGCTTCTTGGCGTTGTTGTCGGTGCGGCACAGGCAGAAGATCATGTCGGCGTGCTGCGCCAGCGTGGTCCAGGTCTTCTGGCCGTTGATGATGTACTTGTCGCCCTTGCGCTCGGCCTTGGTCTTCAAGGACGCGAGGTCCGATCCCGCACCCGGCTCCGAGAAGCCCTGGCACCACCAGTCGTCGACATTGGCGATGCGCGGCAAATACTGCTTCTTCTGCGCGTCGTTGGCGAAGGTATAGATCACAGGGCCGACCATGCTGACGCCGAAGGCGAGCGGCGCCGGCGCCGGATGCATCTGCAGCTCTTCGTTGAAGATGTAGTGCTGCACCGAGGTCCAGCCGGTGCCGCCGTATTCCTTCGGCCAGTGCGAGACGCCCCAGCCCTTCTTGTTCAGGATGCGCCACCAGGCGACCATCTCGTCCTTGGAGAGGTGGCGGCCCTCTACCAGCTTCTGCCGCGTCGCCGGCGGCACGTTTTCCTTGAAGAAGGTGCGGACCTCCTCACGAAACGCCATTTCTTCCTTGCTGAAAGCGAGATCCATCGGACCCTCCTGTGAACGAATTTAAATCCTGATTACGCGACGTCTTTTTTACCTGTGGCGGCCTGCGGCGACGGTTGCTGCAGGCGAAGTTCGTGGCGCGACAATTTGCCGACCGGCGTACGCGGCAATTCCTCGACGAAATCGACCGCGACCGGCAACTCATGCTTGCCGATCTTGCCGGTGAGGAAGGCA
The Bradyrhizobium sp. KBS0727 genome window above contains:
- the pimD gene encoding pimeloyl-CoA dehydrogenase small subunit, whose amino-acid sequence is MDFDLSEEQRLLKESIDGLLNDSYDFDARKKYQKEKGGWSKAVWGKLAEQGLLGLPFAEADGGFGAGAVETMIVMEALGKALVLEPYLATVVIGGGFLRHGGSAEQKAAHIPGIIDGSKTFAFAQLEKNSRYDLFDVATSAKKKGAGWVIDGEKFVVLNGENADTLIVTARTAGAKRDKSGVGVFIVPANAKGVTRKGYPTQDGLHAADITFTGVEVGADAAIGDPANGLELIERVVDEARTAMCAEAVGAMDESLKSTVEYLKTRKQFGVAIGTFQTLQHRAADMFVACEQARSMSMFATMAADFDNAKERATAVAAAKVQVGKSLKFVGQQSIQLHGGIGMTQEAKIGHYFKRLTMIENTFGDTDYHLRRVTDAGGLV
- the pimC gene encoding pimeloyl-CoA dehydrogenase large subunit, whose protein sequence is MDLAFSKEEMAFREEVRTFFKENVPPATRQKLVEGRHLSKDEMVAWWRILNKKGWGVSHWPKEYGGTGWTSVQHYIFNEELQMHPAPAPLAFGVSMVGPVIYTFANDAQKKQYLPRIANVDDWWCQGFSEPGAGSDLASLKTKAERKGDKYIINGQKTWTTLAQHADMIFCLCRTDNNAKKQMGISFIVFDMKSKGVTVRPIETIDGGHEVNEVFFDDVEVPVENLIGEENKGWDYAKFLLGNERTGIARVGVSKERLRRIKDLASKVEANGKPVLEDQGFREKLAACEIELKALELTQLRVVADEGKHGKGKPNPASSVLKIKGSEIQQTTTELLMEVIGPFAAPYDEHGDDGSNETMDWTAQIAPSYFNNRKVSIYGGSNEIQRNIITKAVLGL